A segment of the Acidimicrobiales bacterium genome:
GAACAGCGGCCACCGCGGGGACGCCTTCGAGGAGCCAGTCGAGGAGGGACCCTACCTCTCGGTGCCCGACTGGCACGAGGAGGTCGCGGCGAGCCGCCGCGCCCGCTCGGACGCCGACGCCGAGAGCCGCAGCGAGCCCCGCCTCGCCTCGTTCGCGAAGAAGGCGCACACCGAGATCGGAGCCGCGGGTGGGGCGCTCCTCGCCAAGCGGACCGAGCGGCTGCGCAACGAATGGGTTGACAACCGCCTCGTCGAGCTCGGCCGCGCCCGCGCCCAGGGCCTCGGCTGGCCCGACGCCTACGCCTACACCAAGTCGCTCGGCGAGGTCGCGCTACGCGAGAGCGCCGGGCCGCTGCCCGTGACGATCATCCGGCCCTCGATCGTCGAGTCCGCCCTCGCCGAGCCAAAGCCGGGCTGGATCCGCGGCTTTCGGATGGCCGAGCCGGTGATCATCTCCTACGCACGGGGATTGCTCGCGCAGTTCCCGGGCGTCCCGGAGGGGGTGATCGATGTCATCCCCGTCGACCTCGTCGTCTCGGCGATCATCGCCGTTGCCGCCGCGGGGGCGCCCCCCGCCGGCTCGCCGGACATCTACCAGGTGACCTCCGGGGTGCGGAACCCGCTGCGCTACGGGACGCTCGTGAAGCTGTGCGAGAACTGGTTCACCGAGCGTCCCCTGTACGACGACCGCGGCCAACCGATCGTCGTCCCGGAGTGGTCCTTCCCCGGCCGCGGCAAGGTGCAGGGCGAGCTCCGGCGCGCCGCCAAACTGCTGCGCGGTGCCGAGCGGGTCGTCAACCTGCTGCCGATCCGCGGCGAGCTCGCCGAGCGCGCCTCGGACCTCGAGGAAAAGCGCTCCCTCGCCGAGCGCGCCCTCGGCTACGTGGAGCTCTACGGCGCGTACACCGAGTCCGAGGCGCGCTTTCGCATCGACCACAGCCTCGCGCTCCTCGCGAAGATGAGCGCCGCTGACCGGGAGGCCTTCAACTTCGACCCCGCGGTCGTCGACTGGCCGCGCTACGTGAGCGAGGTCCACCTCCCCTCGATCGTCGCCCAGGCGCGCGTCCGCACCGCCCCCGGCCGGCGCACGACGGCCTCACGCGAGGAGCGGGCACGGCGCGCGATCCTCACGACCGAGCCCCGCTGCGCGGTCTTCGACCTCGAGCAGACGCTCATCAACTCGAACGTCGTCGAGTCCTACGGCTGGCTGGCGACCCGTCATCTCGAGCCGGTGCGCCGCGCCCAGCTCGCCATCGGGCTGATGCTCGAGGGGCCGCGGCTGCTGGCCGTCGACCGGCGCGACCGCGCCGACTTCCTCCGCTCCTTCTACCGCCGCTACGAGGGCGCGCCCGCCGAGCGGGTGCGCGAGGACGCGTGGGAGATGTTCAGCGACCTGATCCTCAACCGCGCCTTCCCCGACGGCCTGGCGCGGGTGCGCGAGCACCGCGCCCTCGGCCACAAGACCCTCCTCATCACCGGGGCGCTCGACTTCGTGGTCGCCCCCCTCGAGCCGCTCTTCGACGAGATCGTCTGCGCCCGCCTCGGCGAGCGCGACGGGCGTTTCACCGGCGAGATGGTCGAGACCCCCCCGACCGGCGAGGCGCGGGCGCTCCTCATGGCGCGCTGGGCCGAGGACTTCGGCCTCGACCCGGCGGCGACCGTCGCCTACGCCGACTCCGCGAGCGACCTGCCGATGCTCGAGGCGGCGGGCCACGCGGTGGCCGTCAACCCCGAGCCGAAGCTCGCCACCATCGCCCGCCGCCGCGGCTGGCCGATCGAGCTCTGGGGGCGTGCCAAGGGCGGTCCCCGCCAGCCCCTCGCCGTCTCGATGCGCGCCCTCGGTGCCCGCACCGGCGCCCCCGGCCTCGCCCTCGCCCGCGGGGAGCGGCCATGAAGGCCCTCGTCGTCGAGCGCCTGCCGCAGCGTTTCGCCGCGGCGCGCATCGCCGCGGCGGTGCTCGGCTCCGGCTCGGGGGTGGCCGTCGGGCCTCTCCGCCTGTTGGAGATCGATCCCCCGGCGCTCCCCGCGGCGGGCTGGAGGCGGTTGCGCCCGCGCCTCGCGGGGATCTGCGGCTCGGACCTCTCGACCCTCGACGGCACGAGTTCGCGCTACTTCGAGCCGATCGTCACCTTTCCCTTCGTTCCCGGCCACGAGGTCGTCGGCGAGCTCGTCGACGGCCCCGACGCGGGGGCGCGCGTCGTCATCGAGCCGGTGCTCGGCTGCGCGGCGCGCGGCATTGAGCCCCCCTGCGCGCCCTGCGCCTCGGGCCACAAGGACCGCTGCGAGAATCTCACCCTCGGCCACATCCACCCGGGGCTGCAGACCGGCTACTGCGCGGACACCGGCGGTGGCTGGTCAGAGGAGCTCGTCGTCCACGAGAGCCAGCTGCGCCCGGTCCCCGACGGCCTCTCCGACGAGGCGGCGGTGATCATCGAGCCGACCGCCTGCGCGGTGCACGCCGTGCTGCGGGCCGACGTCACCCAGGGCGAGCGGGTGATCGTCCTCGGCGCGGGGACCCTCGGCCTGCTCTGCGTCGCCGCGCTCCGCCAGCTCGCCCTCCCGGCCGCCCTCCTCGCCGTCGCCCGCCACCCGGTGCAGCGCGACCTCGCCGCGACGCTCGGCGCCGACCAGGTGGTCGCCGAGGACGACCTCCCGCGCGCCGCGCGCCGCCTCAGCGCCTCGGTCGCCGTCGGCCGCAAGGAGGGCCGCCTGGAACGCCTCGGCGGTGGCGCCGACGTCGTCTTCGACTGCGTCGGCAGCTCCGCGAGCCTCGCCCAGTCGCTCGCCGTCACCCGCCCGGGCGGGCGCATCGTCCTCGTCGGCATGCCCTCCACGGTGCACGTCGACCTCGCCCCCCTCTGGCAGCGGCAGGTCTCGCTCCTCGGCACCTACGCCTACGGCACCGAGGAGTTCGTCGGCCGCGTCGAACCGACCTTCACCTTCGCCACCGAGCTCGTCGCCGCCGCCCACCTCGAGCGCCTGGTGACCGCCCGCTACCCTCTGGAGCGCTACGAGGACGCGGTCCGTCACGCCGCGAACGCCGGGAAGCGGGGCGCGGTGAAGGTGGCCTTCGACCTGCGCCGGAACCGCTCGTGGCAGACCGGCGGCGCCTGATGCGCCGCGCGACCACCAAGGAGACCATGTGAGCCCGAGGCCCGGTTTCGTCCTCGAGGTCGACCGATCGACGCCCCCGACGCTGTTCTGGCACGGCGAGGGATTCCGCTACGAGCAGCTCCCCGTCGGTAGCCGCGTCCTCTACCCGCCCGAGCCGCACGCCGCCCTCGCGGACCCGGACGCGACGATCCGCGAGGCGCTCGAGAACCCGCTCGGGGACTCGGCGCCCCTATCGGCGCTGCTCTTCGCAGGGATGCGCCTCACCATCGCCTTCGACGACATCTCCCTCCCCCTCCCCCCGATGCGCGCCCCCGACGCCCGCCAGCGGGTGATCGAGGCGGTCCTCGACGCCGCCGCGCAGGCCGGCGTCGACGACGTCGTGCTCATCGCCGCCCTCGCCCTGCACCGCCGGATGACCGACGACGAGCTGCGCCACATCCTCGGGGGCCGCGTCTTCGACGCCTTCGCGCCGAGCGGCAACCTCCTGCAGCACGACGCCGAAGACCCCGACGGCGTCGTCCACCTCGGCGTCACCGAGGCCGAGGAGGACGTCGAGATCAACCGCCGGGCCGCCGAGAGCGACCTCCTCGTGTACGTGAACATCAACCTCGTGGCGATGGACGGCGGCCACAAGTCGGTCGCCACCGGCCTCGCCAGCTACAACAGCATCCGCCACCACCACAACGTGCGCACGATGCAGCACTCGCGCTCGTTCATGGACATGCACCACTCCGAGCTGCACACCTCGAACTGGCGGATGGGGCGGGTGATCGCGAAGACGGTGAAGGTCTTCCAGATCGAGACGACCCTCAAC
Coding sequences within it:
- a CDS encoding HAD-IB family phosphatase; this encodes MAVTGATGFLGTALVERLLRSVPECEVVVVVRPGRRASAADRTRREIVRNDCFDRLRSELGEAFEAVIEARLRTIGGDVSSEGLGLSEVDSATFASCDIVIHSAATVSFDAPLDQAVEVNLLGPSRVAETMLALAPATPGRALPHLVAVSTAYVNSGHRGDAFEEPVEEGPYLSVPDWHEEVAASRRARSDADAESRSEPRLASFAKKAHTEIGAAGGALLAKRTERLRNEWVDNRLVELGRARAQGLGWPDAYAYTKSLGEVALRESAGPLPVTIIRPSIVESALAEPKPGWIRGFRMAEPVIISYARGLLAQFPGVPEGVIDVIPVDLVVSAIIAVAAAGAPPAGSPDIYQVTSGVRNPLRYGTLVKLCENWFTERPLYDDRGQPIVVPEWSFPGRGKVQGELRRAAKLLRGAERVVNLLPIRGELAERASDLEEKRSLAERALGYVELYGAYTESEARFRIDHSLALLAKMSAADREAFNFDPAVVDWPRYVSEVHLPSIVAQARVRTAPGRRTTASREERARRAILTTEPRCAVFDLEQTLINSNVVESYGWLATRHLEPVRRAQLAIGLMLEGPRLLAVDRRDRADFLRSFYRRYEGAPAERVREDAWEMFSDLILNRAFPDGLARVREHRALGHKTLLITGALDFVVAPLEPLFDEIVCARLGERDGRFTGEMVETPPTGEARALLMARWAEDFGLDPAATVAYADSASDLPMLEAAGHAVAVNPEPKLATIARRRGWPIELWGRAKGGPRQPLAVSMRALGARTGAPGLALARGERP
- a CDS encoding zinc-binding dehydrogenase; this translates as MKALVVERLPQRFAAARIAAAVLGSGSGVAVGPLRLLEIDPPALPAAGWRRLRPRLAGICGSDLSTLDGTSSRYFEPIVTFPFVPGHEVVGELVDGPDAGARVVIEPVLGCAARGIEPPCAPCASGHKDRCENLTLGHIHPGLQTGYCADTGGGWSEELVVHESQLRPVPDGLSDEAAVIIEPTACAVHAVLRADVTQGERVIVLGAGTLGLLCVAALRQLALPAALLAVARHPVQRDLAATLGADQVVAEDDLPRAARRLSASVAVGRKEGRLERLGGGADVVFDCVGSSASLAQSLAVTRPGGRIVLVGMPSTVHVDLAPLWQRQVSLLGTYAYGTEEFVGRVEPTFTFATELVAAAHLERLVTARYPLERYEDAVRHAANAGKRGAVKVAFDLRRNRSWQTGGA